ATATAGTAAGATAGGCTATCAAGCTTTGACTAAAGGCAATTTTTCCAAAATTCTGTGGTTCAAGAATCCGAACCAGATACGGTATTGTTATTAAAGGGAGTAAATAATTAACAAACTGGAGCGAATATAAAGACAAAATATTTTTCCCTACAGTAGAACAAAAACCTTTTCGGGTTAATTCGATTATCCTTGCAACCCGTGTGACCAATGACCTTCTCGTACCATAAGGAATCAGGTTACCGCATAAATTCCAACTGCTCCCCATTATCTAAGCACTAACCTCCAAACCAAGAATAACAGCTATCTCTGCGGATAGTGGGTTGTGACACTGATGTATCCTTAGGACTTACGCAAATCGTTGATACGTTCCAGAGGTGACAGTCACTTCGCAAGTGACTGTCACCTCTGGAATGTGCGTAAGTCCTATCCTTTTACTTTCGTTTAAGTACGTAGTACTGATATAGACCTTTTGAGTTAAGCCAGCCTTTTCGCCGTATATCTTCTGAAACTTTATATAGAAGGGGAAGTTTAGATGCGAAACCGGACAAAGGCGGGAACAAGTAAAAACTTCCTAAACGCCGTTTGATTAAAAAATGATTCTCAAACAAACCTTGTAGTATCTTGGGCGAAATATAACTTTCCAGTAATTGCCCGGTTCGGTTGGTATTCCGGCGCAAAATAACCGCTTCTGTTTTGCGTACTACCTCAAAAATGCTTTGCGGATTCGGCGTGGAAATGATGCTCCATCCTCCTGGGGTAATCATTCGTGCTATTTCAATAACAGAGAAGGGTTGTAATTCTTGCTCAATATGTTCCAGTACTTCAGAACAGACGACCAGATCAAACTTTTGATCAGGAAATGGAAAACCAGGTAATGCTGCGGTAGAAAATTTTATCTGCGGGTAATTTGGAAGAATATTTTTCATGAGTGGAGTTGCGGTAATATCAACTGAAATAACCTTATCGAATCTTTCGGCCAGAAACCTGGAAATTTTTCCAGCTCCCGCGCCTATATCTAAAACCGTAGCGGATGAGGGTAAAGCGAGCGAGTTTATCAACTCGAATACAACCTGATACCTCTCGTAATCATCGTATGACAGTTTTCGACTGGTTCCAAAAAACTGTTGATAAAATTCTTGTGATTGATGTAGCTGGTCGCTTTTGCTCAAAGCTATTCTCCTAACAGCGATCATTTAAGAATTGAGGATTTTTTGATAGGCAGGCAACAGGTGAGTATCCACTATTTTTTGCCAGCTATGTTCAAGCACTGACGAACGCGCATGGTTCTGTATTTGGTTAAGTAAAGTTTGATCTCGCGCAATGCGGATAAAGGCATCATTAGCCAGTGCTTCCGGCGTATCGTCTATCAGTAACCCGTTAAAACAATCTTGGATAAAATATTGGTGACCTTCGGTATTTGTAGCAATTACCGGCAACCCACAGCCAAGATATTCGGCTACTTTGAGTGGTGGTTGAATGTAGTAACCGCTCTCTATGGGGAGGTAGGAAACACCCATATCAGCAGCAGACAAATAAGCCGGAACTGATTGATAGGGGACATATCCCTCAAAAACCACACGATCAACAATACTTAAATCTTTGGCCAGGTTAATCAGGTTTAGTTTATCGGGGCCATTACCAATCAAAACCAACTTCAGTTGAGGGCATTTCACCTGGGCCTGTTTTAGCGCGTAGAGAAGCGTATCAAGTCGCCGTCGTTTATCCAATACACCAGAATAGATAAAAATAAAATCGTTGTTAGAGTACCCCAATCGCTCTCGAATTTTTGAATTGCCGACGGGGTTAAATTTTTCAAGATTGACTCCTAACGGAGCAATATAAAAATTAGGTTTCATTGTGCCAAATATAGATCGAGCAACACTTTCTGATATTATAAAAACAGCATCGAAAAACAAGACTTGCCGCAATATGGGAGAGAGGTTTTCGAGTCTTCTTTTTATTCCGGAACTGATTGGTCCACTGCGTATATTATAAATCCATTTAGCTTTAGATATTCGTCGTCCTAACAATGGCAACAAAAATGCGCCGGAGAAGGGATAAACATGAACTAAATCAAAATACTCTGTTTTTACATAGTCCAGTACGCTTTGGATAAAAGAGGTAATGCCTGTTAGTGTTCGGCCAGAATTGACTGGTATACGAGTTACTTTTACACCATTCACACTTTGTGATGATGGCTCGTCAGGCCGTCCTAGAACGATGGCGTATACATCAGTCCCAGACCTGGCTTCATTCATTGTATTTTCATACAAATCGGTAAGTCCTTGATCTGGGTAAAAGTTAAATGCTACGTGACAAACGCGCACCTTAATCTTGCTCCGTTAAATTCTCATCTTCAGTATTTGGCGTAAAAAAGTCTAATGACAGGAACGATTGTACGATACCGTTATCATAAACTCGCAAACGTGATGGTCCACTGAGATAATCGGCAAAACTTTCAGACGGCGGAACAAGCTCAATAACCTGTTCCTTTGGGAAGGGAATAGAGAAACCCTTAATCATATCATATTCACGATGAACGATTAAACTTGCCGGTTCATACGTAGTTGGATTCCGGGGATCAATAATTTCTGCTTTATCCAGATATAAACTAGATTTAGCACTGGCAGCTAGAGTATTGTTGCCATACACATTTTTAACATAATTAAACCCCTCAATTTCAGAAATATAGAAACCAGGCCGAACACTCAGGTTGCTTACATATAATGGGCTATCTGGAATAGATCTGGTAGGCGAGGTTATCATTAGAGCTAGGATGAGAAAAAGAATTAACGGCGTTGTTAAAGATGCCATTATTTTCAGCTTACCCTGAATGTAAAGTAGCCTTGACAAAACAGTGGCTACTAACAAAGAAGCTGGTACATAGAGAAAAACAATCCAGCGAGCGGGTAAAATTGCGGCTGCGCCAATAACACTTGCGCCGTAGGTAACACCTAGAAATGCTCCAAGCAAGGAGGTTAACACTACACTATCATTCTCTTGAGTTTGATTGTTAAACGAAGCTAATGCCCCCACCAGGGAAAATATTAATAAGACTGTCCATCCGGCTTCTCCTAGGAATACGGACCATTTGTTTAATGAACCTGCAATGGACACAGATTCAACATTACCCAGTTCCACAGTGGATAAAGCTGATTTAACAGATAGTGTCGCCAGACTGAAAAAATCAAGGTTGGGTCTTAAATAACTTACCATCCAATAGGACAGCATACCAACACCTACTATAATCGAGAGGGTCGTACTCACCAAAATAGACGACCTGCTCATGCGATCATTGATGAATCTCATCAACCCTGGCAGTGCCATCATAACCAGTAGAGCGAAAAATAAAATGAGTGTTGCCAGTGAGTGAGTCAGCACCATAATGCTACTAAAAAGTATGATGATTATAGTCCAGCTAATCTTTTCCCCAGGTTTTTGTGATTCCTTCCGTTCAAAGAGACTCAAAAGTATCAGAATAAAAAAAACAATAGCCAGAGTCATTGGTATTATTTGCACACCCCACTGAATTTGGTAGTCACTTAAGCTTATCAGTAGGGCTGCAAATAGCCCCGTCCTGGCCTCAAAAAGCATTTTACCAATAGGAAAAACACCCAATAGAGCAATAGACTGAAGAATACTCACCAAAAATATACCCATTTTGGAGGTTAAGCCGGATACCAAGCAAAAAACTGCGGCTAGCAAATGCATAACCGGGAAAGGGCTATAAGAACTTTCTGGAACTTCACCAGTGACCATCAATTCCTCAATAAGTCTTTGATGGTAAAAAGGATCATTTCCCGACACGCTGGGGTAAAGAAAAAAGGCTCCAGCTCTAAAGCTTATGCTTAACAAAAGAATCTGGCCTAGCAATACTGCCTGCTTCCAGGTAGGGGCGCAATCAAGTATGGTAATCTGTAAAACCACTATGGCTACAGCACTCAAGAAAAATCCAAAATAGGCTGGATTTCTGTAATAAAGCGACTCTCTAAGTACAAAAATACTGGTTAGTAAAAAGATAAGAAATACAAATACTACTATCACAAAAGGTTCGGTAGCGGTTTGCCAAAATGATGAGGGATTACTCGATTTCCTCTCGCTCAAAAAATTTCTTATAGAAAGGTAAATCAGGCAAGCAATAGATATTGCATATCCCAAGTGAGTTCGATTTAAATTGTAGTATTCACTGGCAAAAATTGCCGCTATTCCAATTCCAAGTCCTACTATGGCCAAAAAAACATCAGTACGGCTAGTTATTGTGTTAATATTCAAGATGGAAGCCTCCGAACCCAACGTCTAGACCCTTTCCACAAAATCTGAGGAATTTGTGGAAATATTTCACGCAAACGCCGAAAGCGAAAGTAAAATAATACTTCTTCATCTTCAATTTTGGGTTTGCGTTGAATTAAACTTTTTAAGTATCCCCAGCCGTAAGCTAGAAATAAATATTTGGGATGATTGAATAAAGCGGTATGGGCACAATGTCCAAGAACAATAAGGGGATGATAACCAAGATAATACGACTCTGCCCCCCTCATAACCCATCTTGCCCATAGTGAGGTTGACTCATGTGTTTTTCGTAACATATTGGCTTGAATGTGTTCAAACCGACAAAGTTTCCACCCCTTTGTCACTGCCCTGGCTTCAGCTACTGTTTCGGGGGCGCGTACAATTTGTATTCCGCCAATTTGCTCGAAGCATTGACGCCGATATAGACGTATACCATCTGTGGGGTGATCCCCCAGAACTATCTCAATTTCTTTGTTAACTTTCCCTTTGTTTCCTTCGTAGATAACCATGCTAGGACTGGCTATACCCAATGACGCACTTTTATCAAACTCCTGAACTAACAATTCAAAACAAGAAGAATCGAACAAAACATCTGCATCAATCTTCCCCATTAATTCATAGGTAATACCTGCTTTCTCGGCTGCCAGTTGGAGTTGTGTAAAACCATAATCAACTACTTCGGCAAAATGTTTTCCCAATCCTCCAGGACCCGGCGGCAGTGAACGACTAATAATCCAGGAATTATTTGCCGTAAGCTCATCTATGATCTCCTGAGTTCTATCAGTGCTACCATCGTTTACAATAAGCCATAAGGCAGGGCGATGGCTTTGTTTCAGAATTGATTGAGCCGCAGTTGGCAGATTGTTTTCTTCATTCCTTACCGGAGTCATCAGGAGATAGTTCATTGCTATCACTGCCTCTCAAACTTATTATTCAATACTTCTACAGCATTTGAGAAATGATAAGGTTTAGCCAAGTTTGGCAAGTTCAAGACAAAAGACCGAACATTTTTAACTTGATTTAATTGAGCCTGTGCATCTTTCCACCGTTTGCTCAATGAATTATCAGGGAAAACGTAAGTGTAAGCTTCCACATATCGCGGATATACGCCAATATGACCAATATTATAGTTTGAATGGTCTTCCGCAGCAGAAACAGCGACCAATTGAGAAAGATTGTTACCAATCTCTAATTCATTCAGGCTAATTTTGTGGTCTGAGCTGACTTTACATTGAATAATACTGGTCAGGCAGCTTTGATTTATTGTTGGCAGATCTTTTGATTTGAAACGCATTAGAAATAAAAGAAGTCGAAACCTATCAAAAGTTGAAAGGGTTTCGGTTGGCAAATATTTATATCTAAAAGCAAAAATACCGGCGAGGGCAGGAAAACTGAATACCTGACCATCGCCTACAATCACGGTATCATCACCCATTATCCGCCACCCATTACTTTGACGGAGCAGGGTCATAAGTAAGGTTGTTTTATAAGTTCCACCTCGTCCAAACAAAATAACGGCCCGTCCATCTTTTGAGGCGGCAGCACCGTGCACCAAAAAGTATTCCTTTTGGGATAGGCGGTAAGCTACAATTTGTTTCAACAACAGTGATTCCCAAAACATACCTGGAGCCAAAATCTGTTTCAAGCTCTTATAGGTACCGGAGATACGAATACAGGTTTTACCGTATTCAAAGCCCTTGATTTCAACTTGCCAATGGGCAGTGCGGTAAGCATCTTTACAGTAAAAATAATTTTCGCGCACAAAGAATTGGTGATCAACCAAATAACATCCCTGCTTATCAGGTTCAAAGTCTCCGATTTCTAGAACAATATCCGGCTTACGGTCCAGATTGGTCACCTGGAAATATCGAAATGGTTGGCTAATTTCTTTTATAGGATCAAAGGCGGCAGACCTTTGAACGCCAATAGAAACCAGGCCGTGGATATCATAGTACTCTGTTACGGTCGTCAAGCGATCACGTTCCCCGTATTGATAGTTTCATCTTTAGTACCATACAAATCTAAAACACACTTAAGTACATTGGAAGTGATTTTTTCAGGCATAGTAATTTGGCGATAAGGGATATTGACGGGTAAATTCCTATATAATAAAGCTTCATATATTTCCCAATGTCGGGCGAAATCTGATTCAGGAAATAGGCAACCGTAGAGTGCTGTATGACGAACGAAAGGAAAGAATTCAAGTTTTTGATTGCTCACTGTCCGTTTAACGATCTTGGCTCGATCAACCGGCTGGTAAAAAAATTCCTGCCCGCTGAGCAATGAATTAAATTCGGCAATATCTGCCGAGGCTTGTAAAGCATTTGGGAATACTTTTACCGAACTAATAGGGGTAAACACTTTTACATATCCCCCACTAAAACGATAGACCAGATTCCATACTTTGAAGCGCAATTTTTTCGTCTTTGATAAGGTTCTCCATACACTAGGTCGTAGATTGTAACCAAACATATTTAGAGGTGAAAAAAAACTAGAAACTTGCCCATCTTTGCAAATAACAAAATTATCTCCTAAATAGTTGAAGCCTTTTTGGTCAACTGCTTCTAAGGCAATGGTTGTTTTGCCGCCTCCCCCACGTCCTGAATATATAGCTGCCTTGTTTCCCAATGAAATTGCCGAGGCATGGATGAAGGAATACCCCTGCTTGGTTAGCATATATTGTATAAAAAAGTCAATCACCCGGCCCGGAATAAATGGTAGGCCAGATAAATTAGCATTTACTCTTACTTTACATTGAGCCGCATCAAGTCCCGTAACATCAAACTGCCAGTTCCCTCCCAACTTTTCCGATATTCCAGTATGATACATATAACCTGGTTTGCCATAGTATTCGTCATCAAGAATATTACAGCCTGTTAAGGATGGCGTAAATGATCCGACTTCAATTGTTAGATCAGGGGGAACATCTAACGCCAATGGTACACGAAAAGCTTGATACCGCTGGTTGATATCTAACAATTTGCGTAAACTACCCACATTGTGGTCAACAATATCGAAATTAAAAATATGGTGTACAGTGTAATGGTAAATCATTATTTCAATAATAGGACTTACGCAAATCGTTGATGCGTTCCAGAGGTGACAGTCACTTGCGAAGTGACTGTCACCTCTGGAATGTGCGCAAGTCCTAAATAAACAAACATCCGAGTATTTATTCAACCGGAAGCTGATTACAGCTTGTTCCGATTACCTCTAACCAGTGGTAAGGTACTGTAACTTCATCAAGATAAAGGTTCAGCCTCATCTTATTTGCCAAATCAGATTGAAGTAACGATGAGTCCATATCCAAACGTTGTCTTGATCCTGGCTCCAAGAGAAATATCGCTAATAACACCTCTGGGGCAGTATTGTCTTTACAAGTCAGAATGTATGTATGAGGATTTTGTTCGTGGTTTACAATAAAAACTTCCATCTGTCCAGATAATCGAGGAATGACATAAAACTCGGTATAATTTTCCTGTGCTATGGGTTGGTGTAGCGAAATGAATAGAATTAAGATAACGGCAGTAATGATGGCAACGGATATAGTAAGAACACTTTTTTTTATTGAATTATCGAGATCGTCAGAGGTCATCTGTTGGCGAAAAACAAGTGTTGCCAATAAAAACCAGGAAACAATCAGGCTGGCTAAGGTAATAAATTCACGGGTTATATTGATATTGAGGATCACCAAACTAAAAGCCTCTAGTGTTACTAATACTGCTCCCAAGGTGAAGATGAGAATAAAACGTGTAACATCTGGTTTATCATTATCCTCAACAAGAATCTGGGTTAGCAGCCAACCCGGAATAATGAATATTCCAATTATGCTGAGTAAATCCCCAATCCAGGCCAGTTCAAAAAACAATGAGGCTAGCGTAAAAATACTAAAAAATAATACGATAAAAAATTCCAGGAAATATTTCATTAGCTACAATCAGAGATACAACCACGGATACAGCCGATTTTTGCACTCAAGGCGCTGAGAATTTATGTTAAGATTTGCTCATTATTGACATTGCAGACACATTCCACGCATTTAATTGTCCACGTAAAGCATTGATTAGCATGGTAGACGTGCTCGCTTTATATTCATAAGTTGACTGAACTAACACCGAAAATAATGTGCTTATTGATGGTTCCGTCACCACCACCGCCTGACCCCTGGCTTGTAAAGCTGTTGCCAATTGTTGTTGGTGGTCATCCACCACCTCACCAAATTGCTTCAACCGGGGTACCACCACCAAAGGTTTACCCTGGCGCAAGGCCGTAATAATGGCGCCGGCGGCGGCGTGCATTACAATGATCCGGGCGGCCTGGGTCAACTCAACCATCCGTTGGCTGGTGGCAAAATCAAAATACTCGGCGTGTTTCGGCCGGTAGGTTGAACTGCCCCGCTGGATGATGACACGCTCGTCGAGTTCGGCGGCCAATTCGTCCGCCGCCTGCACCAGCCGGTCAAAACCCTGATTGTGCGTGCCCACCGTTACCAAAATCATATCACCGCCCCTTTGTATTGGGCCTTGGGGCCGCAAACCTTTAACAATTGGGGCCACTGCACCCAAAAAACATCCACCACCGGATAAACCAGCTTGCCGGTCAACGACAGGTCCTCCACCCGGCACCAACTTTCAATAAAAATGGTTTTGCAGCCCAACAGTTTGCCTAAATAAAAAAAGGGCAGCGCAATTTCGGCGCCCAGGCTCACTATCACCTGGGGACGTTCCCGCCGCAAAATTGACCAGGCCCAAAACGTGGCCCGGAGCATGCGCCAAACACTGGTCCCAACGTTGTCGGTAAAGTAGGCCGGGGCAATGGCCCGCACCTCCCCCTCCCGGGCGCTGTGATAGGTGGCAAAAAAAATGTCGTGCCCCTTAAAAGCGTCGAGAATTTGTAAGGTTTCGGTGAGATGACCGCCGTGCGAACAGGCCAAGCAGATTTTCATTACCGCTTCTCCTCCTAAACCAAGATCAAAGCCACCCGCTGCAACCAGTAAAAAACCGGATCAAAAACCAGATGCGCTGCTTGGGCTATCGGTCCTCCCCCGGTTTGCTCATACGCCAGCCGGTAGGCACACCGGGCAATCAACTCGCGGTCTGATATTTGTTTCAAGGCCTGCACCTGTTGCCGGCTACGCCTGATTTGCGGCCAATGGGTGGCAATCCACAGATAAGCCCGTAGTTTGTTAGCTAAATTTCTGCGCTCGCGCACCAGCACAAAACCCCAGGTGATAATTTCGGCCAGCAGCAGGGCCGGTAAAAGGGCCAGCAACGTGCGCCAGTTTAAACTTTTGAGCAGTTTAAGGTAACGATTGCGCTCCTGGTAAAATGTTTTTTGCGGGCCAAACCGCAGCGTGTAATCGTGATACACTACCGCCTCGGGCACGTACCAACAGCGATACCCGGCCAGCCGCGCCCGCCAGGAAAGGTCGGTGTCTTCCATATACATAAAGAAGGTGTGGTCAAAACCGCCGAGCCTGGTGAACAACTCCCGCAAAATCACAAACGCCGCGCCCGAAACCGCATCCACTTCATTCTGGCTCGACAGGGCATTTCGCTGCTGACCCACCCCCCGGCAGAGAGTCAGGCCGGTGTAGTGGATGTCGTTGCCACAGGTGTTGATGATTTCTTTATCCTTGAGCAGCAAAATTTTGGGCGTAACCAGCCCCACTTGAGGGTCAGCCACCAGCGCCTCCAGCAGGGCATCCAGCCAGCCGGGCACCACCACGGTATCGGGGTTGAGAAAGGCCAGGTAACGGCCCGTGGCGGCCTGCGCGCCCAGGTTGCAACCCCGACTAAAACCTAAATTGCTTTCACTGCGAATAAGTTGTACGGTAGGGAAATGCTGGGCCACGTAATCGGCGCTGCCGTCGGTAGAGGCGTTGTCAAACACAATGATTTCGTCGTTTGGATTAAAATTGGATAGAAGCGAGTTAAGACAAGGCGGCAAGTAGCGCCAGCCATTATAGTTGACAATGACCACACTGCACCGGGCCGTTTCCCGCCAGGCCATCGGCGCAAAACGGAGGGGGGGGTATAGTTGAGTGATTATCTCGGTTGGCATCTCCACCTCCTGCCGGGTTCAGGCTTCCGGTTCGCTGGAACGCAGCATGCGCATCAGCGGTTGACCGGCATGAACGACAAAGCCGGCCAGCAAAATCACCAGGCCAACTATGGTAAACGGAAAGGTGGCGGTCAAGTAAACCGGATCAGGGGGAGGATGGGGTTGGTAAAAATCCGGGGGCCATATTCCCCAGAGCAGGCCAAACAACAGGCAAAGCACGCTCAAACTACTACAGCAAAGCGCCGGCCGGTGGCAGGCCGTCAACCTTAAAATTCCGGCCAGCACCAGCAAGCCCTGCACCAGCACCGAACGTTTGACCTTACCCTCATACCGAACCGTAACCGGCACTTCGGCCACTCTCAGCCCAAACTTGCGGGCCAAAAACTGCATTTCGGATTCTACGGCAAAGCCGTTGGATTGAAACGAGATGGCCCGCAAGGCCCCGGCGGAGAAGGCTCTAAAACCGCATTGGGTGTCGGTGAGGGAGATGCCGGAGATTTGGTTGATGATGAAATTAAAAACGCGGTGTCCCCAGATACGGTGGCGGGGCGTGTTGCTGGTATTTTGCAGGTAGCGAGAGCCAACCACCAGGTCCGCCTGACCGGTCAAAATGGGGGCGATCAGCCTGGTCGTTTCTTGAGGCAAATGTTGTCCATCGGCGTCAATCGTGATCACCAGATCAGGGTTCAATTTGTAAGCCGCCCGGAAGCCGGTGTCCAAGGCGGCGCCCTTACCTTGGTTTTGCGCGTGGCTTACTACGGTTGCGCCGGCGGCCCGGGCTACCTCGGCAGTGCCGTCGGTGGAGCCGTCGTCTACCACCAGCACCACGGCCGCATACCGGCGCATCTCCAGCGCAATCTGGCCAATCGTTCGGGCCTCATTGTAAGCCGGAATGATGGCGACTACGGTTTGGTCGCCAGGATGATAAGGATGTTGCCTTTTGGGAAGGGTAGGTCTGATATTTATCAAGTTGACGTCGTAATAAGCCAGGGCCATTTTTCTTCTCCGTTAGGGTAGGGTCTGGGTGACGCTCGCTGCGGGGTTATCAGTTTTTAAGCCATTATGATCAACGATCTCTAATAAAGCGGGATGTTCTTGCAACACCTGCGCCACAGTTTTGCCTTCGCCGCGTTTGGGCGGTCTGGACCAGCGGCCATTGGCCAGTGCAGATAGGGCAGGCAAAATATCGCGGGTGTTCCGGCTGACGGTTGATTTATCAACCTCAAACAAAAACCCCAGGGCCTCCGTATTCAAATACAGGTGGAGCAACATCAGGGTCATCAACAACCGGTCCTTCAGCTTTAATTTATAATCCGGCCCGCCGCCGACACAGCGCCGGCGATCGGGGCGATCAAGCCGCTGGTAATGTTTACGTAACCAGTAGGGTTCCAATTTTTGCAACAATTCATTGAATTTGACCACGCTCACCCCGCTAAGCTCCTGAAAGAGGATGGGTTTTTGTTTTAATTGTTCATAAGTAATCATCAGCCCTCACCTTGTTTTACCTGATGATGGACTACACCGCTTTGTTAACATTTTGTAATTATCGTGCAACAACTACAAGTTATAGTACAACAACCTAGTCTTCCTTCAAACCCCAAAAGTTAGGGGTTGTGCTTAGCCAAAGGTACTACTTGCTATTTTTGACGAACGACGAACGACCAACGCCGAACGACCAACGACAAAGTTTGGTCGTTCGGCGGCGCCAACAGAGCTATTAAGGCTGAAGGCAACTTATTTTGGTGAATTCCTGAAAATTGATGACCCGGATTACCTATTGGTGGTGGTAACTTATTATGATACCATGGTAATTGGTTTACCGGGCCAAAGGACGCGAGGAGGAGGCAGGGGTTTAACTAAGTTAAGGAGGCCAACCTATGCAACGATCCATCCCATTCCTCTGGATTCTGGTGATCTTGCTCTTGATTTTCAACTTGGGCCTGGCATACAGCCTCAACCGGGCCAGGCTTGCGGCCATTACCACCCTGACCAAAGTTGAAACAATGCTGGATCACCTGGCCAACGACGAACTGGCATTCAACGTTGAAGTGAACCAGCCCGTGCCGATAAAGGCAGAAATCCCCTTTAATCAAACCGTAGCCGTTCCCCTTGATACGGTGGTGCCTATTGACCAGGCCCTGACCCTGCCCTTTCCGCTGCCCAATACTGACCCGCTCGAGGTTCCGCTCAAACTGGAGGTGCCTCTCAAAATGGTGGTGCCGGTTACTTTCAACCAGACCATTCCGCTGGATACGGTCGTGCAGTTGCGCGCCACCGTTCCGGTCAAGGTCAGGCTGGGGCAAACTTCGCTGGCCGGTTACCTGGGGCAGGCCAAACTGTACACGGCCCACCTGAAAAGCCGGTTGATGCTCCTGCCGGGAGCGCCAGCAGGATTAGCCCTGGTAGCCCCCGCTCGCCGGGCCGATCTGGATATTGAGCCGGTCCAGGCGAATGAACCCTCTCCGAGCACCCAACCGCCGGAACCTGCTCAATCCGCTGAACCTTCCCTGGTTGAGTCTCAACTTGTTGAACCACAACCTCCTGAACC
This sequence is a window from Anaerolineae bacterium. Protein-coding genes within it:
- a CDS encoding glycosyltransferase family 2 protein translates to MPTEIITQLYPPLRFAPMAWRETARCSVVIVNYNGWRYLPPCLNSLLSNFNPNDEIIVFDNASTDGSADYVAQHFPTVQLIRSESNLGFSRGCNLGAQAATGRYLAFLNPDTVVVPGWLDALLEALVADPQVGLVTPKILLLKDKEIINTCGNDIHYTGLTLCRGVGQQRNALSSQNEVDAVSGAAFVILRELFTRLGGFDHTFFMYMEDTDLSWRARLAGYRCWYVPEAVVYHDYTLRFGPQKTFYQERNRYLKLLKSLNWRTLLALLPALLLAEIITWGFVLVRERRNLANKLRAYLWIATHWPQIRRSRQQVQALKQISDRELIARCAYRLAYEQTGGGPIAQAAHLVFDPVFYWLQRVALILV
- a CDS encoding beta-1,4-galactosyltransferase gives rise to the protein MILVTVGTHNQGFDRLVQAADELAAELDERVIIQRGSSTYRPKHAEYFDFATSQRMVELTQAARIIVMHAAAGAIITALRQGKPLVVVPRLKQFGEVVDDHQQQLATALQARGQAVVVTEPSISTLFSVLVQSTYEYKASTSTMLINALRGQLNAWNVSAMSIMSKS
- a CDS encoding glycosyltransferase family 2 protein, with the translated sequence MALAYYDVNLINIRPTLPKRQHPYHPGDQTVVAIIPAYNEARTIGQIALEMRRYAAVVLVVDDGSTDGTAEVARAAGATVVSHAQNQGKGAALDTGFRAAYKLNPDLVITIDADGQHLPQETTRLIAPILTGQADLVVGSRYLQNTSNTPRHRIWGHRVFNFIINQISGISLTDTQCGFRAFSAGALRAISFQSNGFAVESEMQFLARKFGLRVAEVPVTVRYEGKVKRSVLVQGLLVLAGILRLTACHRPALCCSSLSVLCLLFGLLWGIWPPDFYQPHPPPDPVYLTATFPFTIVGLVILLAGFVVHAGQPLMRMLRSSEPEA
- a CDS encoding glycosyltransferase family 4 protein, which produces MNEARSGTDVYAIVLGRPDEPSSQSVNGVKVTRIPVNSGRTLTGITSFIQSVLDYVKTEYFDLVHVYPFSGAFLLPLLGRRISKAKWIYNIRSGPISSGIKRRLENLSPILRQVLFFDAVFIISESVARSIFGTMKPNFYIAPLGVNLEKFNPVGNSKIRERLGYSNNDFIFIYSGVLDKRRRLDTLLYALKQAQVKCPQLKLVLIGNGPDKLNLINLAKDLSIVDRVVFEGYVPYQSVPAYLSAADMGVSYLPIESGYYIQPPLKVAEYLGCGLPVIATNTEGHQYFIQDCFNGLLIDDTPEALANDAFIRIARDQTLLNQIQNHARSSVLEHSWQKIVDTHLLPAYQKILNS
- a CDS encoding oligosaccharide biosynthesis protein Alg14-like protein; its protein translation is MKICLACSHGGHLTETLQILDAFKGHDIFFATYHSAREGEVRAIAPAYFTDNVGTSVWRMLRATFWAWSILRRERPQVIVSLGAEIALPFFYLGKLLGCKTIFIESWCRVEDLSLTGKLVYPVVDVFWVQWPQLLKVCGPKAQYKGAVI
- a CDS encoding glycosyltransferase family 2 protein, which produces MNYLLMTPVRNEENNLPTAAQSILKQSHRPALWLIVNDGSTDRTQEIIDELTANNSWIISRSLPPGPGGLGKHFAEVVDYGFTQLQLAAEKAGITYELMGKIDADVLFDSSCFELLVQEFDKSASLGIASPSMVIYEGNKGKVNKEIEIVLGDHPTDGIRLYRRQCFEQIGGIQIVRAPETVAEARAVTKGWKLCRFEHIQANMLRKTHESTSLWARWVMRGAESYYLGYHPLIVLGHCAHTALFNHPKYLFLAYGWGYLKSLIQRKPKIEDEEVLFYFRFRRLREIFPQIPQILWKGSRRWVRRLPS
- a CDS encoding glycosyltransferase family 39 protein yields the protein MNINTITSRTDVFLAIVGLGIGIAAIFASEYYNLNRTHLGYAISIACLIYLSIRNFLSERKSSNPSSFWQTATEPFVIVVFVFLIFLLTSIFVLRESLYYRNPAYFGFFLSAVAIVVLQITILDCAPTWKQAVLLGQILLLSISFRAGAFFLYPSVSGNDPFYHQRLIEELMVTGEVPESSYSPFPVMHLLAAVFCLVSGLTSKMGIFLVSILQSIALLGVFPIGKMLFEARTGLFAALLISLSDYQIQWGVQIIPMTLAIVFFILILLSLFERKESQKPGEKISWTIIIILFSSIMVLTHSLATLILFFALLVMMALPGLMRFINDRMSRSSILVSTTLSIIVGVGMLSYWMVSYLRPNLDFFSLATLSVKSALSTVELGNVESVSIAGSLNKWSVFLGEAGWTVLLIFSLVGALASFNNQTQENDSVVLTSLLGAFLGVTYGASVIGAAAILPARWIVFLYVPASLLVATVLSRLLYIQGKLKIMASLTTPLILFLILALMITSPTRSIPDSPLYVSNLSVRPGFYISEIEGFNYVKNVYGNNTLAASAKSSLYLDKAEIIDPRNPTTYEPASLIVHREYDMIKGFSIPFPKEQVIELVPPSESFADYLSGPSRLRVYDNGIVQSFLSLDFFTPNTEDENLTEQD
- a CDS encoding class I SAM-dependent methyltransferase, with the translated sequence MSKSDQLHQSQEFYQQFFGTSRKLSYDDYERYQVVFELINSLALPSSATVLDIGAGAGKISRFLAERFDKVISVDITATPLMKNILPNYPQIKFSTAALPGFPFPDQKFDLVVCSEVLEHIEQELQPFSVIEIARMITPGGWSIISTPNPQSIFEVVRKTEAVILRRNTNRTGQLLESYISPKILQGLFENHFLIKRRLGSFYLFPPLSGFASKLPLLYKVSEDIRRKGWLNSKGLYQYYVLKRK